The Crocinitomicaceae bacterium genome includes a region encoding these proteins:
- the tgt gene encoding tRNA guanosine(34) transglycosylase Tgt, producing MNFIVSHRDKGSKARAGTITTDHGEIQTPIFMPVGTAGTVKAVHQHELRDDIKAQIILGNTYHLYLRPGLDVIQKAGGLHLFNGWEKPILTDSGGYQVYSLAGTRKIKEEGVKFQSHIDGSYHFFTPEYAIDIQRAIGADIIMAFDECTPFPCEYNYAKKSMEMTHRWLARCVNRMLETNPFYQHNQALFPIVQGSVYKDLRTESAKFIADCNMPGNAIGGLSVGEPDEQLYEMTALVADILPAEKPRYLMGVGTPANILECIALGIDMFDCVMPTRNARHGMLFTQQGILNMKNAKWKDDFSPLDEFGTSYVDKVYSKAYVRHLFHAGEILGMQIASIHNLAFYLWLVGEARNQIQNGTFTEWKNNMIPKISQKI from the coding sequence ATGAATTTTATAGTTTCACACCGTGACAAGGGTTCAAAGGCACGTGCCGGTACAATTACCACTGACCATGGTGAAATCCAAACCCCCATCTTTATGCCTGTGGGCACTGCCGGAACCGTTAAAGCAGTGCATCAGCATGAATTGCGGGATGATATCAAAGCGCAAATTATTTTGGGCAACACCTATCATCTCTATCTGCGTCCCGGACTTGATGTAATTCAAAAAGCCGGTGGCTTGCATCTATTCAACGGTTGGGAAAAACCAATACTGACAGACAGTGGTGGCTACCAAGTATATTCACTTGCGGGTACACGAAAAATTAAAGAAGAAGGGGTAAAATTTCAATCACACATTGACGGCAGTTATCATTTTTTTACTCCTGAATATGCCATAGATATTCAACGTGCTATAGGTGCTGATATCATCATGGCCTTTGATGAATGTACACCGTTTCCCTGTGAATATAATTATGCAAAAAAATCAATGGAGATGACGCATCGCTGGTTAGCGCGTTGTGTTAATCGTATGCTTGAAACCAATCCCTTTTATCAACACAATCAGGCTCTTTTTCCAATTGTACAGGGTAGTGTTTATAAAGATTTGCGTACAGAAAGCGCAAAGTTTATTGCTGATTGTAATATGCCCGGCAATGCCATTGGTGGCTTATCAGTTGGTGAACCTGATGAACAATTATATGAAATGACAGCGCTGGTTGCAGATATTCTGCCCGCTGAAAAACCAAGATATCTCATGGGAGTTGGAACCCCGGCTAATATTTTAGAATGTATTGCCCTTGGCATTGATATGTTTGACTGTGTGATGCCTACCCGCAACGCACGACATGGTATGTTGTTTACGCAACAGGGAATTCTCAATATGAAAAATGCCAAATGGAAAGACGACTTCTCTCCCTTAGATGAATTTGGAACATCATACGTTGATAAGGTTTACTCTAAAGCCTATGTTAGACACCTGTTTCATGCAGGTGAAATATTGGGAATGCAAATTGCGTCTATCCATAATCTGGCTTTTTATCTCTGGCTAGTTGGTGAGGCACGCAATCAAATTCAAAACGGTACGTTTACTGAATGGAAGAATAATATGATTCCAAAAATCAGTCAAAAAATCTGA
- the rpsD gene encoding 30S ribosomal protein S4, translating to MARYTGPTSKIARRFRDPIFGPDKAYERKNYPPGQHGPNKRRGKQSEYAVQLQEKQKAKYTYGILERQFENLFNRASRMKGITGENLLALCEARLDNTVYRLGLSTTRRGARQLVTHRHITVNGEVVNVPSFSLKVGDVIAVREKSKSLESITNSLGVTSKKFDWLDWNQSNMSGKFISVPARDMIPENIKEQLIVELYSK from the coding sequence ATGGCAAGATATACCGGCCCTACTTCAAAGATAGCAAGAAGATTCAGAGACCCGATTTTTGGTCCTGATAAGGCGTACGAAAGAAAAAATTATCCTCCGGGACAACATGGACCTAACAAACGTCGTGGTAAACAAAGCGAATATGCGGTTCAGTTGCAAGAGAAACAAAAAGCAAAATACACCTATGGTATTTTGGAGCGTCAGTTTGAAAACTTATTCAACCGTGCATCACGCATGAAAGGTATCACAGGTGAAAATTTACTAGCACTTTGTGAAGCTCGCCTTGACAATACTGTTTATCGTCTTGGTTTGTCTACAACTCGCAGAGGGGCAAGACAATTGGTAACGCACAGACACATCACTGTGAATGGAGAAGTGGTTAACGTTCCTTCGTTCTCGTTGAAAGTTGGCGATGTAATTGCGGTGCGTGAAAAATCAAAATCACTTGAATCAATTACAAATTCATTAGGGGTTACAAGCAAAAAATTTGATTGGTTAGATTGGAATCAATCAAACATGAGTGGAAAATTCATCAGTGTTCCTGCTCGTGATATGATTCCTGAAAACATTAAGGAGCAACTGATTGTAGAGTTGTACTCTAAATAA
- the rpsK gene encoding 30S ribosomal protein S11, whose amino-acid sequence MAKVGKVKKKNVRIDAVGQAHIQSTFNNVIVSLTNASGEVISWSSAGKMGFRGSKKNTPYAAQVAAEECSKEAYENGLRKVKVFVKGPGSGRESAIRSISNSGIEVMEIVDVTPMPHNGCRPPKKRRV is encoded by the coding sequence ATGGCAAAAGTTGGCAAAGTAAAGAAGAAGAATGTTAGAATTGACGCTGTTGGACAAGCTCATATTCAGTCAACCTTCAATAATGTGATTGTGTCTCTGACAAATGCATCAGGAGAAGTTATTTCTTGGTCATCTGCAGGAAAAATGGGCTTCAGAGGTTCTAAGAAAAACACTCCGTATGCTGCACAAGTTGCGGCTGAAGAGTGCTCTAAAGAAGCTTATGAGAACGGATTGCGCAAAGTGAAGGTATTTGTGAAAGGCCCTGGATCTGGAAGAGAATCTGCGATTCGGTCAATTTCAAATTCAGGAATTGAAGTAATGGAAATAGTTGACGTTACTCCAATGCCTCACAACGGATGCAGACCTCCGAAAAAGAGAAGAGTATAA
- a CDS encoding DNA-directed RNA polymerase subunit alpha, whose protein sequence is MAILEFQKPDKVIMIESDDFRGQFEFRPLEPGYGVTVGNALRRILLSSLEGYAICSVKIEGVSHEFSTIKGVVDDVTEMILNLKQVRFKQQIDGTDTEKVIVSISGQDKLTAGDIGKYTTAFQVLNPDLVICTMEPKVKLNMEVEIVKGRGYVPAEENKGGNAPIGTIYTDSIFTPIKNVKYTVENYRVEQKTDYEKLIFDIQTDGSITPKDALQEAAKILIHHFMLFSDERITLDTEVKSETEEFDETSLHMRQLLKTKLVDMDLSVRALNCLKAADVETLGDLVSYNKNDLLKFRNFGKKSLTELEDLVEAKGLAFGMNVSKYKLDKE, encoded by the coding sequence ATGGCAATTTTAGAATTTCAAAAACCGGACAAAGTAATCATGATCGAATCTGACGATTTTCGTGGTCAGTTCGAATTCAGACCTCTTGAACCGGGGTATGGTGTAACAGTTGGTAATGCATTAAGAAGAATTTTACTTTCTTCTTTGGAGGGTTACGCAATTTGTTCAGTGAAAATTGAAGGCGTAAGTCACGAATTTTCTACAATCAAAGGAGTAGTTGATGATGTCACTGAAATGATTTTGAACTTGAAACAAGTTCGTTTCAAACAACAAATTGATGGAACAGACACTGAAAAAGTGATTGTTTCAATTAGCGGACAAGATAAGCTTACTGCTGGCGATATTGGTAAATACACAACCGCATTTCAGGTATTAAATCCTGATTTGGTTATTTGCACCATGGAACCGAAAGTAAAATTGAACATGGAAGTTGAAATTGTAAAAGGTCGTGGTTATGTTCCTGCTGAAGAAAATAAAGGAGGAAATGCACCGATTGGAACCATTTATACTGATTCAATTTTTACTCCGATTAAAAATGTAAAATACACTGTAGAAAACTATCGTGTTGAGCAAAAAACGGATTACGAAAAATTGATTTTTGATATTCAAACCGACGGATCAATTACACCAAAAGATGCTTTGCAAGAGGCTGCAAAAATTCTGATTCATCACTTCATGCTATTCTCAGATGAGCGTATTACTTTGGATACTGAAGTTAAATCAGAGACTGAAGAATTTGATGAGACATCACTTCACATGCGTCAGCTTTTGAAAACAAAACTGGTAGATATGGATTTATCAGTGAGAGCATTGAATTGCCTGAAAGCAGCTGACGTAGAAACTTTAGGTGATTTAGTATCATACAATAAAAATGATCTTTTGAAATTCAGAAATTTTGGAAAGAAATCATTGACTGAACTTGAAGACCTAGTTGAAGCAAAAGGTCTGGCGTTTGGTATGAATGTTTCTAAATATAAATTAGATAAAGAATAA
- a CDS encoding chorismate-binding protein — translation MKKAFFAYRLPGEKKAVFLQGDIQFRSDYQFSGNPTIIIHSFSSDQQLTLENIEKISEQDFIVHDDQSANHYHITSSSEYVTQFANIMQAIQQNKIRKAVLSRIKKMPLTKKVTEIFSALNDTYPNTWNYIFSSAQHGTWLGASPELLLNINDREIETVSLAGTKSIHSNQIWTEKEFEEQQVVTDFIKDVLIKNQIEQIEISTRQTIQAGPVEHLKTILTGKINTQNQITSLLRDLHPTPATCGLPKLTALELIQNTELHDREFYTGFIGILGNTSSTFFINLRCMKISQQHAFLFVGGGITAQSNAESEWNETEKKAETLSRFL, via the coding sequence ATGAAAAAAGCCTTTTTTGCATATCGGCTGCCGGGTGAAAAAAAAGCAGTTTTTCTCCAAGGTGATATTCAATTCAGATCAGATTACCAATTTAGTGGTAACCCCACCATTATCATTCATTCCTTTTCTAGTGATCAACAGTTGACATTGGAAAATATAGAAAAAATCAGTGAACAAGATTTTATTGTGCATGATGATCAATCAGCAAATCATTACCATATCACGTCTAGTTCAGAATATGTCACACAGTTTGCAAACATCATGCAAGCAATTCAGCAAAACAAAATCAGGAAAGCGGTACTTTCCAGAATAAAAAAAATGCCTCTCACAAAAAAGGTAACTGAAATTTTTTCGGCATTGAATGACACCTATCCCAATACCTGGAATTATATTTTTTCATCAGCCCAACATGGTACTTGGTTAGGCGCCAGTCCTGAACTTTTGCTCAACATAAATGATCGTGAAATTGAAACAGTTTCACTTGCAGGCACCAAATCAATTCATAGCAACCAAATCTGGACAGAAAAAGAATTTGAAGAACAACAAGTGGTGACAGATTTTATCAAAGACGTACTAATCAAAAATCAGATTGAACAAATAGAAATTTCAACCAGGCAAACAATTCAAGCCGGACCGGTTGAACATCTCAAAACCATACTTACCGGAAAAATTAATACACAAAATCAAATTACATCACTTTTGCGTGATCTTCATCCAACCCCCGCCACGTGTGGACTACCAAAGTTGACAGCATTAGAATTAATTCAAAACACAGAGCTGCATGACCGTGAATTCTATACAGGCTTCATTGGAATTTTGGGCAATACATCATCCACGTTTTTTATCAATTTACGATGCATGAAAATTTCTCAGCAGCACGCATTTCTTTTTGTCGGTGGTGGCATTACAGCACAATCCAACGCAGAGAGTGAGTGGAATGAAACAGAAAAAAAAGCAGAGACGTTGAGTAGGTTTTTGTAG
- a CDS encoding LptF/LptG family permease: MILSKLDRYIIKKFLGTFVFMLCLLMSISIVFDISEKLNEFIANDAPWDEIIGVYYANFFIFYGVQFSYMLNFISVIWFTSKMAGNTEIVPILSAGVGFNRFMRPYIIASVLLMLWSILMYNYVLPESNKKRILFEEMYYRQKTSKQNEHIQLSDNEIVYFSQYDGEKFEVKNLVYENWRGDSLAYTLNATQANGDSTSNKWRLINYEIRVFGDFNDQVIRRPVCDTTLSFRVTDLAFRANVIEAMNNAELSEFIEAQEKKGSDSIPVYLIEKHKRWASPFAIIILTIIGVSVSSKKSRGGLGLNLAIGLAICVLYIFSMQMTTVAAINVGFTPGLAVWLPNIIFAGIALLLYRIAPK, translated from the coding sequence ATGATCCTGTCAAAACTAGACCGGTATATCATCAAAAAATTTCTGGGAACTTTTGTTTTCATGCTTTGCCTTTTGATGTCTATCAGTATTGTTTTTGATATCTCTGAAAAACTGAATGAGTTCATTGCAAATGATGCACCCTGGGATGAAATTATTGGTGTGTATTATGCGAATTTTTTCATCTTTTACGGAGTACAGTTTAGCTATATGCTCAATTTTATTTCTGTCATCTGGTTCACTTCTAAAATGGCCGGAAACACTGAAATTGTACCTATTCTAAGCGCAGGTGTTGGTTTTAATAGATTCATGCGGCCGTACATTATTGCCTCAGTTCTATTAATGCTTTGGTCTATTCTCATGTATAATTATGTATTACCTGAATCAAATAAAAAAAGAATTTTATTTGAAGAAATGTACTACCGTCAAAAAACAAGCAAACAAAATGAACACATTCAATTGAGTGACAATGAAATTGTATATTTCAGTCAGTATGACGGTGAAAAATTTGAAGTCAAGAATTTGGTATATGAAAACTGGCGAGGTGATTCACTGGCATACACGTTAAATGCAACGCAAGCTAATGGTGATAGCACCTCCAATAAATGGCGTTTGATTAATTATGAAATTCGCGTTTTCGGTGATTTTAATGATCAGGTAATCAGACGGCCGGTTTGTGATACAACCTTGAGTTTTAGAGTTACTGATCTTGCTTTCAGAGCAAACGTTATTGAAGCCATGAATAATGCAGAACTTTCAGAATTTATAGAAGCGCAAGAGAAAAAAGGTTCTGACAGCATTCCCGTTTACCTCATTGAAAAACATAAACGATGGGCATCTCCGTTTGCAATTATCATTCTCACCATTATCGGAGTTTCTGTTTCAAGTAAAAAATCTCGCGGAGGTTTAGGTCTCAATCTAGCAATTGGTTTAGCTATTTGCGTATTGTACATTTTCTCTATGCAAATGACCACCGTTGCTGCCATCAATGTCGGTTTCACGCCCGGTCTGGCTGTGTGGTTGCCCAATATCATTTTTGCAGGAATAGCACTTTTACTCTACCGCATTGCACCTAAATAA
- the rplQ gene encoding 50S ribosomal protein L17, with translation MRHGKKVNHLGRQSSHRKAMLSNMACSLIEHKRINTTVAKAKALKGYVEPLITKSKTDSTHSRRIVFSYLGNKEAVSELFREVAPKVAQRPGGYTRIIRTGYRIGDNAEMCLIELVDFNVVYGSEAAPKKVTRRSRRGGKTADTAEASAEETSTDETKAEEAPKAKKAAPKKKKSEE, from the coding sequence ATGAGACACGGGAAAAAAGTCAACCATTTGGGACGTCAGTCTTCTCACCGCAAGGCGATGTTATCAAATATGGCATGCTCGCTAATTGAGCATAAGCGCATAAACACTACGGTTGCAAAAGCGAAGGCATTGAAAGGTTATGTTGAACCTTTGATCACAAAATCAAAAACAGATTCAACTCATTCACGCCGGATTGTATTCAGCTACTTAGGCAATAAAGAAGCGGTTAGTGAATTGTTCAGAGAAGTTGCACCTAAAGTTGCACAACGTCCTGGAGGATACACCAGAATTATTCGCACAGGATACAGAATTGGTGATAATGCTGAAATGTGTCTGATTGAACTTGTTGATTTCAATGTAGTATATGGATCAGAAGCTGCGCCTAAAAAAGTAACACGTCGCTCACGCCGCGGAGGCAAAACGGCTGATACAGCAGAGGCAAGTGCTGAAGAAACTTCAACTGATGAAACAAAAGCTGAAGAAGCTCCTAAAGCAAAAAAAGCAGCTCCAAAGAAAAAGAAATCTGAAGAGTAG
- the eno gene encoding phosphopyruvate hydratase, with amino-acid sequence MSIIARIQARQILDSRGNPTLEVDVFTNNGSFGRAAVPSGASTGIHEAVELRDNDKKVYMGKGVLNAVNNVNTVLQEALVGQSVFEQAALDNYMQSLDGTANKAKLGANAILGVSLAVARAGAAECGMPLYRYVGGVGAVTLPVPMMNILNGGSHADNKIDIQEFMVMPFGAETFSHGLQMGTEIFHTLKGVLKKKGHSTNVGDEGGFAPNLGSNEEAIEVVLEAIEKAGYKPGEDVYIALDAASSEFYKNGKYVFESTGEKRSSEEMVSFWKDWTKKYPIISIEDGLAEDDWDGWKKLTKALGEKVQLVGDDLFVTNSQRLAQGISTQTANAILVKVNQIGSLTETIEAVNLATRNSYTSVMSHRSGETEDSTIADLAVALNTGQIKTGSASRSDRIAKYNQLLRIEEELGSMAYYPGKNFKFI; translated from the coding sequence ATGAGTATAATTGCAAGAATACAAGCGCGTCAGATTTTAGATTCAAGAGGAAATCCGACGCTTGAAGTTGACGTGTTTACCAACAACGGATCATTTGGACGAGCTGCTGTACCATCAGGTGCATCTACCGGGATACATGAAGCTGTTGAGTTGCGTGACAACGACAAAAAAGTGTACATGGGTAAAGGCGTACTCAACGCGGTAAATAACGTGAACACTGTTTTGCAAGAAGCATTAGTTGGCCAGTCAGTATTTGAGCAAGCAGCATTGGATAATTATATGCAAAGTTTAGATGGCACTGCAAACAAAGCTAAACTAGGCGCAAATGCTATTCTGGGTGTGTCGCTTGCAGTTGCGCGCGCTGGTGCTGCTGAATGTGGAATGCCTTTGTATCGCTATGTTGGTGGAGTTGGAGCAGTTACTCTGCCGGTACCTATGATGAATATTTTAAATGGCGGTTCACATGCTGATAATAAAATTGATATACAAGAATTCATGGTAATGCCTTTTGGTGCCGAAACATTTAGTCATGGATTACAAATGGGTACTGAAATTTTTCATACGTTAAAAGGAGTATTGAAGAAAAAAGGACACAGTACTAATGTTGGAGATGAAGGTGGATTTGCACCAAACCTTGGCTCAAATGAAGAAGCTATTGAGGTAGTGCTTGAAGCTATTGAAAAGGCGGGATACAAACCAGGAGAAGATGTTTATATTGCTCTAGACGCAGCTTCATCTGAGTTTTACAAAAACGGAAAATATGTTTTTGAATCAACCGGTGAAAAAAGAAGTTCAGAAGAAATGGTTTCATTTTGGAAGGACTGGACTAAAAAATATCCAATCATATCAATTGAAGATGGTTTAGCTGAAGATGATTGGGATGGATGGAAAAAACTGACCAAAGCGCTTGGAGAAAAAGTACAATTAGTGGGTGATGATTTATTTGTGACCAATTCACAAAGACTTGCTCAGGGAATTTCTACGCAAACTGCCAATGCAATTCTGGTAAAAGTTAATCAGATTGGATCATTGACAGAAACTATTGAAGCGGTAAATTTGGCAACACGGAATTCGTACACCTCAGTAATGAGTCATAGAAGTGGAGAAACAGAAGACAGCACCATTGCTGATTTGGCAGTGGCGTTAAATACCGGACAAATTAAAACCGGTTCTGCTTCACGCAGTGATCGGATTGCGAAATATAATCAACTACTCAGAATTGAAGAAGAGTTGGGAAGCATGGCGTATTATCCTGGAAAAAATTTCAAATTTATTTAG
- a CDS encoding glycosyltransferase gives MPVAPDIRFDFTGILFLVFSFAVLIQLWYVIRFPLRLAIYRKKEGTAYTPPVSIIVCARNEEDNLFKNLPAILEQDYPDFEVIVVNDMSIDDSKHILQAYQKQYKHLRLIELEKNRHRKFGKKVPLTVGIKGSTKEVLMMIDADCYPASKHWLRRMVSNYLAGKEIVIGYGPYEKQKGFLNKLIRFDTIQIAFTYLSFALVGRPYMAVGRNMSYTRKRFFEVDGFKSHYHIQSGDDDLFMKDAATKRNVAIEIDPRSFVFSHPKENWSDWVHQKQRHFTTAPRYRLINKLLLGIFPASMILMLVSFFILLPNCEWWWLPLSIIVFRYIVYWLILRVVFRKLEGADLVKWYPIMEMIHLVVIPFIFYSTDRREPEKW, from the coding sequence ATGCCAGTAGCACCTGACATACGGTTTGATTTTACAGGAATACTCTTTCTCGTGTTCTCTTTTGCCGTATTGATTCAATTATGGTATGTGATCAGATTTCCATTGCGCCTTGCAATTTATCGTAAAAAAGAGGGTACGGCATATACACCACCTGTGAGTATTATTGTTTGCGCGCGGAATGAAGAGGATAATTTATTTAAAAATCTGCCGGCTATTCTTGAACAAGATTATCCGGATTTTGAAGTGATTGTTGTCAATGACATGAGCATTGATGATTCCAAGCACATCCTTCAAGCGTATCAAAAGCAATACAAACATTTGCGCCTCATTGAACTGGAGAAAAATCGTCATCGAAAATTTGGAAAAAAAGTACCTCTCACGGTTGGTATCAAAGGCTCAACCAAAGAAGTGCTCATGATGATTGATGCAGATTGTTACCCTGCAAGTAAACACTGGCTTCGTAGGATGGTATCTAATTATTTGGCAGGTAAAGAAATTGTGATTGGATATGGACCTTACGAAAAACAAAAGGGCTTTTTGAACAAATTGATTCGCTTTGACACCATTCAAATTGCATTTACCTATTTGAGTTTTGCTTTGGTGGGCAGACCATACATGGCAGTTGGTCGCAACATGAGTTATACACGCAAACGTTTTTTTGAAGTTGATGGATTTAAAAGTCATTATCATATTCAGTCAGGTGATGATGATTTGTTTATGAAAGATGCTGCAACAAAAAGAAATGTAGCGATAGAAATTGATCCGCGGAGTTTTGTTTTTTCCCATCCAAAAGAGAATTGGTCAGACTGGGTGCACCAAAAGCAACGACATTTTACCACCGCTCCACGTTACCGACTTATTAACAAATTGCTTTTAGGAATATTCCCTGCCAGCATGATTTTGATGCTTGTTTCTTTCTTTATTTTACTCCCGAATTGCGAATGGTGGTGGTTGCCGCTATCCATAATTGTTTTCAGGTACATCGTGTATTGGTTGATATTACGTGTTGTATTTAGAAAATTAGAAGGTGCTGATTTGGTTAAATGGTACCCCATTATGGAGATGATACACCTCGTTGTGATTCCATTTATTTTTTATTCGACAGACCGACGAGAACCTGAAAAATGGTAA
- the carA gene encoding glutamine-hydrolyzing carbamoyl-phosphate synthase small subunit, giving the protein MDNNPAVLLLADGTVFRGKAIGKIGVTTGEIAFNTGMTGYQEVFTDPSYYKQILVMTTAHIGNYGVHPDEIESDSMKIAGLVTKKFSASFSRASANMSLQDYMERDEVVGISDIDTRALVRHIRHKGAMNAIISSVEQDVDKLMAELKKVPSMDGLELSSFVSVKKPYKSGDEQAKFRVALLDFGVKRNIVRCLTERNCYVKVFPMNTKLQEIVEFNPHGIMLSNGPGDPSAMPEVIMNIADMVNSNIPIFGICLGHQLLALSQGLKTAKMHNGHRGINHPIKNLQTGKGEITSQNHGFMVTRESIAQNSDIELTHVHLNDDTVAGIRLKSKKVFSVQYHPEASAGPHDSRYLFDQFITNMSAFQKAEGAEKLIVKK; this is encoded by the coding sequence ATGGATAATAATCCGGCGGTACTGTTACTTGCAGACGGAACAGTTTTCAGAGGCAAAGCAATTGGTAAAATCGGTGTTACTACCGGTGAAATTGCATTCAATACCGGAATGACCGGTTATCAGGAAGTTTTCACAGATCCATCTTATTACAAGCAAATATTGGTGATGACAACAGCACACATTGGAAATTACGGTGTGCATCCGGATGAAATAGAATCAGACAGCATGAAAATTGCCGGTTTGGTTACAAAAAAATTCTCTGCTTCGTTTTCTCGTGCATCTGCAAATATGTCTTTACAAGATTATATGGAACGTGATGAAGTTGTTGGTATTTCAGATATTGATACACGTGCGCTTGTCAGACATATTCGTCACAAGGGAGCAATGAATGCCATCATTTCTTCAGTGGAGCAAGATGTGGATAAATTGATGGCCGAGTTAAAAAAAGTACCATCTATGGATGGGCTTGAACTTTCATCTTTTGTATCTGTAAAAAAACCATATAAAAGTGGTGATGAACAAGCAAAGTTCAGAGTGGCTCTGCTTGATTTTGGTGTGAAGAGAAATATTGTGCGCTGTCTGACAGAAAGAAATTGTTACGTGAAAGTATTTCCAATGAATACCAAACTACAGGAAATAGTAGAGTTCAACCCACACGGAATCATGTTGTCTAACGGTCCCGGAGATCCATCTGCCATGCCTGAAGTTATTATGAATATTGCAGACATGGTGAATTCAAACATTCCAATTTTTGGAATTTGTTTGGGTCATCAATTACTCGCCTTGAGTCAGGGATTAAAAACGGCCAAGATGCACAATGGACATCGTGGAATAAATCATCCGATAAAAAATTTGCAAACAGGTAAAGGAGAAATCACTTCACAGAATCACGGATTCATGGTTACCCGAGAATCAATTGCTCAAAATTCAGACATTGAATTAACACATGTTCATTTGAACGACGACACCGTTGCGGGAATCAGATTAAAAAGTAAAAAGGTATTTTCAGTTCAGTATCACCCTGAAGCCAGTGCCGGGCCACATGATTCACGTTATCTGTTTGATCAATTTATCACCAATATGTCTGCTTTTCAAAAAGCTGAAGGAGCCGAAAAATTAATTGTAAAAAAATAA
- a CDS encoding hotdog fold thioesterase — MINTKLTVEEINAQRKNTLIELLGIEVTEIGEDYIVGTMPVDHRTHQPAGLLHGGASAAMIESIGSLGSSFIVDRDKYGIVGIEINANHVRGVKSGIVTAHLQIVHCGKSTHIWQGTLTDEEGNLVCTGRLTVLVVAKNRS; from the coding sequence ATGATCAACACTAAATTAACAGTTGAAGAAATTAATGCCCAACGGAAAAATACATTAATTGAATTGCTGGGTATTGAAGTAACAGAAATTGGTGAAGATTATATTGTTGGTACTATGCCGGTTGATCATCGCACACACCAACCTGCCGGATTGTTGCATGGTGGGGCAAGTGCTGCAATGATTGAAAGTATTGGATCATTAGGATCATCTTTTATTGTTGACAGAGATAAATATGGAATTGTAGGAATTGAAATCAATGCCAACCATGTTCGTGGTGTAAAATCAGGCATTGTCACCGCACATCTTCAAATTGTACACTGCGGAAAAAGTACACATATATGGCAAGGTACCCTCACCGATGAAGAAGGAAATTTAGTTTGTACCGGAAGATTGACGGTGTTAGTTGTTGCAAAAAACAGATCATGA
- the rpmJ gene encoding 50S ribosomal protein L36 has translation MKVKASVKKRSADCKIVKRNGVVYVINKKNPKFKQRQG, from the coding sequence ATGAAAGTTAAAGCTTCTGTAAAAAAACGGTCTGCAGACTGCAAGATTGTTAAACGTAATGGGGTTGTTTACGTGATCAACAAAAAGAACCCAAAATTTAAACAAAGACAAGGATAA
- the infA gene encoding translation initiation factor IF-1 has product MAKQSSIELDGTIVEALSNAMFRVELQNGHIITAHISGKMRMHYIKILPGDKVKLEMSPYDLTKGRITYRYK; this is encoded by the coding sequence ATGGCTAAACAGTCGTCAATTGAGTTGGATGGAACAATAGTAGAAGCATTGTCAAACGCAATGTTTCGGGTTGAGTTACAAAACGGGCACATTATAACTGCTCATATATCGGGAAAAATGAGGATGCACTACATCAAAATTCTTCCCGGTGATAAAGTGAAGTTGGAGATGTCTCCTTATGATTTAACAAAGGGGAGAATAACATACAGATACAAATAA
- the rpsM gene encoding 30S ribosomal protein S13 encodes MARIAGIDLPKNKRGVVGLQYVYGIGKSTATRILSDCNVSEDIKVGEWNDEQTQKIRAKVAEIKVEGALRSEVQLNIKRLMDIGCYRGVRHRAGLPLRGQHTKNNSRTRKGKRKTVANKKKVTK; translated from the coding sequence ATGGCGAGAATTGCTGGAATAGATTTACCAAAAAACAAAAGAGGCGTAGTAGGCCTTCAGTATGTTTACGGTATAGGTAAAAGCACTGCAACACGTATTTTAAGTGATTGCAATGTAAGTGAAGATATCAAAGTTGGCGAGTGGAATGACGAGCAAACTCAAAAGATTCGTGCTAAGGTAGCCGAGATCAAAGTTGAGGGTGCGTTGCGTTCTGAAGTTCAATTGAATATCAAACGTCTAATGGATATTGGTTGTTATCGTGGAGTTCGTCACAGAGCAGGATTACCGCTCAGAGGTCAACACACAAAAAACAACTCTCGTACCCGTAAAGGAAAGAGAAAAACTGTGGCTAACAAGAAAAAAGTAACTAAATAA